One window of Nostoc sp. C052 genomic DNA carries:
- a CDS encoding HetZ-related protein gives MKSNVVNLPNSTPIFENHVSTEEFSDSSSDTLIELLCEEMQAQVKATPKCVEALAKRIAVEVERICDKSSRIQTSGEIKSWQMTLGRHRMQKCLRYYQLGSKQGRVELHSNLGAMVYRHVTMSGSELGFDARYSLIEDFLQAFYIEAIKAFRRENELPENHTPRTQLQLAEYMAFTEQYAKRRINLPGGANQQLIILRAQGFARRQPQETTVDIELAVESAKGEEAESYQRNSAVQQLRSQMIAQTNFDPSEESERDRVIAELMKYLESQGQSDCMNYLSLKLQDLSAPEIDQILGLTSRQRDYLQQRFKYHVEKFAKQHHWQLVHQWLGAGLEQKLGLSSQQWEIFVNQLTEQQQQILELKTARQNDQAIAKAIKCTPKQLQKRWTQLLELAWSIRNGHTEAQTG, from the coding sequence ATGAAATCTAACGTCGTCAATCTACCAAACTCTACACCCATTTTTGAGAACCACGTTTCGACTGAAGAATTTTCAGATAGCAGCAGTGATACTTTAATTGAATTGCTGTGTGAGGAAATGCAAGCGCAAGTGAAAGCAACACCCAAGTGCGTAGAAGCTTTAGCAAAGCGCATAGCCGTAGAAGTAGAACGCATTTGCGATAAAAGCTCCCGCATTCAAACATCTGGGGAAATCAAGTCCTGGCAGATGACGTTGGGAAGGCATCGGATGCAAAAGTGCTTACGTTACTACCAACTGGGTTCCAAACAAGGGCGGGTGGAATTACATAGCAATTTGGGTGCTATGGTTTACCGTCATGTAACTATGTCCGGCTCGGAGTTGGGCTTTGATGCTCGTTACAGCCTGATTGAAGATTTTTTACAAGCATTTTATATCGAAGCGATTAAAGCTTTCCGCAGAGAAAACGAACTACCAGAGAATCACACGCCGCGTACTCAGCTGCAATTAGCTGAATACATGGCTTTTACAGAACAATATGCCAAACGCCGGATCAATTTACCTGGTGGTGCAAATCAGCAATTGATTATCTTGCGGGCCCAAGGTTTTGCTCGTCGTCAGCCCCAAGAAACGACTGTGGATATTGAACTGGCGGTAGAATCTGCTAAGGGTGAAGAAGCAGAATCTTACCAGCGTAACTCGGCGGTGCAACAGCTGCGATCGCAAATGATTGCCCAAACTAATTTCGATCCATCTGAAGAATCAGAACGCGATCGCGTCATCGCTGAATTGATGAAATACCTGGAATCTCAAGGTCAATCTGACTGTATGAACTACCTCAGCTTGAAACTTCAAGACCTCTCAGCCCCAGAAATTGACCAAATTCTCGGTTTAACCAGCCGTCAGCGCGATTATCTCCAACAACGCTTTAAATACCACGTCGAAAAGTTTGCTAAACAACACCACTGGCAATTAGTACATCAATGGTTAGGTGCGGGTTTAGAGCAAAAGTTGGGTTTATCTTCTCAGCAGTGGGAAATCTTTGTGAACCAACTCACAGAACAGCAACAGCAAATATTAGAATTAAAAACTGCAAGACAAAACGATCAAGCGATCGCCAAAGCCATCAAATGCACCCCCAAACAGCTACAAAAGCGCTGGACTCAACTTTTAGAACTAGCATGGTCTATCCGCAACGGCCATACTGAAGCACAGACAGGCTAA
- a CDS encoding addiction module protein: protein MNPVFPELSSLSRAEKLQLVEDLWDEIATTPAALPVLDWQKQELARRKAEYLQNPAISSSWEDVKARISQRHG, encoded by the coding sequence ATGAACCCAGTATTTCCCGAACTCTCTAGTCTTTCGAGAGCGGAAAAACTCCAACTGGTAGAAGATTTATGGGATGAGATTGCCACTACACCAGCAGCACTCCCAGTTTTAGATTGGCAGAAACAAGAACTAGCTCGTCGCAAAGCCGAATATCTGCAAAATCCAGCCATTAGCAGCAGTTGGGAAGATGTAAAAGCCAGAATCTCTCAACGGCATGGCTAG
- a CDS encoding type II toxin-antitoxin system RelE/ParE family toxin, which translates to MVHETYRRATIRRFPYVVFYEFNEQEIIIYAVFHCSQDPEKWRSRLL; encoded by the coding sequence ATTGTTCATGAAACTTATCGCCGCGCTACAATTAGGCGTTTTCCCTACGTCGTTTTTTACGAGTTTAATGAACAGGAGATTATCATCTACGCTGTTTTCCACTGTTCCCAAGACCCAGAAAAATGGCGGAGTCGCTTGCTATAG
- a CDS encoding L-threonylcarbamoyladenylate synthase, with the protein MAKIFPVHPDNPQIRRIEEIKSALSSGAVMLYPTDTVYAIGCDLNAKSAVERVRQIKQLANDKPLTFLCPSLSNVATYAFVSDTAYRIMKRLIPGPYTFLLPATKLVPRLVQSPKRKTTGIRVPNHTVCLELLAALGNPIISTSAHLPADEADNGIVRIDPEIVQSRVELFDRLDKMVDIIIDTGEEPTYQVSTILDMTGDEAVIIRRGLGWEAAAAWV; encoded by the coding sequence ATGGCAAAAATTTTCCCAGTTCATCCGGATAATCCTCAAATTCGCCGAATAGAGGAAATAAAGTCGGCGCTCTCTAGTGGCGCAGTCATGCTTTACCCCACTGATACAGTTTATGCGATCGGTTGTGATTTGAATGCCAAGTCGGCGGTAGAACGAGTGCGGCAAATTAAACAGCTAGCAAACGATAAACCATTGACATTTTTATGTCCCTCGCTTTCAAATGTGGCAACTTATGCCTTCGTAAGTGACACAGCCTATCGGATTATGAAACGCCTGATTCCAGGGCCATACACGTTTTTGCTCCCAGCTACGAAGTTAGTACCGCGATTGGTGCAAAGCCCCAAGCGGAAAACTACCGGAATTAGAGTCCCAAACCATACTGTGTGTTTGGAGTTGCTGGCAGCCTTGGGTAATCCGATTATTTCAACTTCAGCACATCTGCCAGCAGATGAAGCAGATAATGGCATAGTTCGGATAGATCCAGAAATTGTTCAGTCGCGGGTAGAGCTATTTGATCGTTTGGACAAGATGGTAGACATAATTATTGATACTGGCGAGGAACCTACATATCAAGTGTCTACCATCTTGGATATGACCGGAGACGAAGCAGTGATTATACGGAGGGGTTTAGGTTGGGAAGCAGCAGCAGCATGGGTATAA
- the larC gene encoding nickel pincer cofactor biosynthesis protein LarC, which produces MNKIAYLQCPTGISGDMCLGALVSLGVPVEYLIEKLNGLGIEQEYQLRAELVQRNGQQATKVHVDLVHDRHHHHHHDGEHSHHHTRHLPEIEQMILKAGLPLRAEAWSLAVFRQLAVAEGAVHGISPEKVHFHEVGAIDAIVDIVGTCLGLDWLGIESNESGLPLLYCSAFPTGGGTVRAAHGQMAVPVPAVLKLWEMRGCPVYSNGIDRELVTPTGAAIATTLARDFGSPPAIAIKQIGLGAGTINLPIPNILRLWLGESASLQSNFSDSEDTSSNLETISVLETQIDDLNPQAIGYTFEALFAAGALDVFTQAIGMKKSRSGILLTVICHPENLLSCEAVIFRETTTLGIRRTTQQRAILQREIQQVETEYGKVRVKIAWKGRSPEKVIANVQPEYEDCADLARKHNIPWREIQRLALQRWYLVNQDTNTISV; this is translated from the coding sequence ATGAATAAAATTGCTTATCTTCAATGTCCGACAGGAATTTCTGGTGATATGTGCCTGGGTGCTTTGGTCAGTTTGGGTGTTCCTGTGGAGTATTTAATTGAAAAACTCAATGGGTTAGGTATTGAACAGGAATATCAGTTAAGGGCAGAACTTGTCCAACGTAATGGTCAGCAGGCGACTAAAGTTCATGTGGATTTAGTACACGATCGCCATCACCACCATCACCACGATGGCGAACACAGTCACCATCACACACGCCATTTGCCAGAAATAGAGCAAATGATTCTCAAAGCGGGGTTGCCATTACGGGCAGAAGCTTGGAGTTTGGCGGTATTCCGACAGCTAGCAGTGGCAGAAGGTGCGGTGCATGGCATTTCGCCTGAAAAAGTTCATTTTCATGAGGTAGGTGCTATAGATGCGATCGTAGATATTGTGGGTACTTGCCTGGGGTTGGATTGGTTGGGCATTGAGAGCAATGAGTCAGGATTGCCCTTACTTTACTGCTCGGCGTTTCCAACTGGTGGCGGCACTGTTCGGGCTGCACATGGTCAGATGGCAGTACCAGTTCCAGCGGTATTAAAGCTGTGGGAAATGCGGGGTTGTCCAGTTTATAGCAATGGCATTGACAGAGAATTAGTAACACCAACAGGAGCCGCGATCGCCACTACTTTGGCAAGAGATTTTGGTTCACCACCTGCGATCGCTATCAAGCAGATAGGACTAGGAGCAGGAACCATAAATTTACCCATTCCCAATATTTTACGCCTCTGGTTGGGTGAAAGTGCAAGTTTACAGTCAAATTTCAGTGATTCTGAAGATACTAGCTCAAATTTGGAAACTATCTCGGTACTAGAAACCCAAATTGATGATTTGAATCCACAAGCGATCGGCTATACGTTTGAGGCGTTGTTTGCGGCTGGTGCGCTGGATGTTTTTACCCAAGCGATCGGTATGAAAAAGTCCCGTTCGGGGATTTTGCTAACTGTGATTTGTCATCCAGAAAATTTACTCAGTTGTGAAGCCGTTATCTTCCGCGAAACTACAACTTTAGGCATTCGGCGAACAACTCAGCAACGCGCCATTTTACAACGAGAAATTCAACAAGTGGAAACGGAATATGGCAAAGTGCGTGTCAAGATAGCATGGAAAGGGCGATCGCCAGAAAAAGTTATTGCAAATGTGCAGCCAGAATATGAAGATTGTGCAGACTTAGCCCGAAAGCATAATATTCCCTGGCGCGAAATTCAGCGGTTGGCGCTACAGCGTTGGTATTTGGTAAATCAAGATACTAATACTATTTCTGTTTGA